A single Drosophila miranda strain MSH22 chromosome XR, D.miranda_PacBio2.1, whole genome shotgun sequence DNA region contains:
- the LOC108151765 gene encoding uncharacterized protein LOC108151765 isoform X2, whose product MALSSFRFLANFQRFQRFSTRGGSGRRGDEDGSSKTDQRDASVTADIGATNAKYVEHLFSKWLEDESSIHVSWQKYFREMVKGNSEDQVQGNTEDPAQVNSEDPVPLEPDTTPSPGAIKDLRKEKTGRESSLMTEEDSVGSSMPMDYVDLFLKLEKTKAPRSIELPRPQAKLDGDGPTTTDTPTSLIDAIDPQSDILIGTTVLSPFLESSSNKDNDTTTPKSPTRELLGKISKNVKAKADRARKIMQRSQRLPKTLPNKNPKLLKTQKLEDAPKNTKRRLNIFKMQVSDDKKEAETEKTLSESSENKPIYLYKVGSSGSVDYFRPITDRRSLQQTTQDCAKEKSPLPGGKQKAKKYGTRLNRKAPPNPRNVEASMRIQKAVYKAADKPGSESSEKKSRGQKRADKPGPSVKYRQLAKRSNLGHKNRSESEMGPDSGLSEKRRDPEDKSPEDSPRREKTNEPILRPLSTRPSPDRSTFNPNKF is encoded by the exons ATGGCGCTCAGCAGCTTTCGGTTCTTGGCCAACTTCCAAAGATTTCAGCGGTTCAGCACGAGGGGTGGCAGCGGGCGGAGAGGCGACGAGGATGGTTCATCGAAGACCGACCAAAGAGATGCAAGTGTGACGGCTGATATCGGTGCCACCAATGCCAAATACGTGGAGCATTTGTTCTCAAAATGGCTGGAGGACGAATCCTCCATTCATGTG TCGTGGCAGAAATACTTTCGTGAAATGGTCAAGGGCAACTCTGAGGATCAGGTCCAGGGCAACACTGAAGACCCGGCCCAGGTGAACTCTGAGGACCCGGTCCCACTGGAACCTGACACTACTCCAAGCCCGGGGGCAATCAAGGATCTGAGAAAGGAAAAAACTGGTCGAGAAA GTTCACTCATGACTGAAGAGGATTCAGTCGGCTCATCTATGCCAATGGACTAtgtagatctcttccttaagCTGGAAAAGACCAAGGCCCCGCGCTCCATTGAACTACCAAGGCCTCAGGCGAAGTTGGATGGAGATGGGCCCACGACCACGGACACACCCACGTCTTTAATTGATGCAATCGACCCTCAGAGTGATATTTTAATAGGCACAACCGTTCTGAGTCCTTTCTTGGAGTCCAGCTCCAATAAGGACAATGATACCACAACACCAAAGTCCCCCACGAGAGAGCTTCTGGGCAAAATATCGAAAAATGTCAAGGCAAAGGCCGACAGGGCCAGGAAAATAATGCAAAGGTCGCAGAGGCTGCCCAAGACGCTGCCCAATAAGAATCCGAAATTGTTAAAGACACAGAAACTGGAAGATGCACCGAAAAACACGAAGAGAAGGCTTAACATATTTAAGATGCAAGTTTCCGACGACAAAAAGGAGGCCGAAACGGAAAAGACTCTTTCAGAGTCTTCCGAAAATAAACCGATTTATCTGTACAAAGTGGGCTCCAGTGGCTCAGTGGACTATTTCAGGCCCATAACAGACCGCAGGTCATTGCAACAAACAACCCAAGACTGTGCCAAGGAGAAAAGTCCCCTGCCCGGCGGGaaacaaaaggcaaaaaaATACGGCACTCGATTGAACAGAAAGGCTCCCCCCAATCCCAGGAATGTAGAGGCTTCAATGAGAATACAGAAAGCCGTGTATAAAGCGGCAGATAAGCCGGGATCGGAATCCTCAGAGAAGAAGTCACGTGGCCAGAAACGCGCAGACAAGCCTGGGCCCAGCGTTAAGTACCGACAATTGGCAAAAAGATCAAACCTTGGCCACAAAAATAGGTCCGAATCGGAAATGGGACCGGACTCTGGTTTATCCGAAAAGAGACGAGACCCTGAAGACAAGTCGCCGGAGGACAGTCCGAGACGAGAAAAGACCAATGAACCGATCCTGCGTCCTTTGTCGACCAGGCCGAGCCCTGACCGTAGTACTTTTAATCCGAATAAGTTCTGA
- the LOC108151860 gene encoding TOX high mobility group box family member 4-like — MNQLNQFHAPSFGDDMFDMPTEPPNHASQRLLSLDHSTFNDDDEEDGDTYGDGGGHSMMTQHEHENQHQMLPQLSPAPQQPQQPQAQQPQQQQALEQAPSKPLAPLALFFRDTVTAIKQQNPACSLEQISVIVHTMWESLDETQKNVYTQRHEQEKRDFLRNMRDYRQQLSETEITPEVGSSIPDAVASVPAIQTTDLISPKTQMSDEQTTPLATATVEPPKQIQLLTEAAQAPKCTRDQCNKPAIINPDWEDEYYSNEFVVIHCRNVFNNWALSLKSSPT, encoded by the exons ATGAATCAATTGAACCAATTCCACGCGCCCTCGTTCGGAGATGATATGTTCGACATGCCAACGGAGCCCCCCAACCATGCT TCGCAGAGACTGCTCAGCCTGGATCATTCCACGTTCaatgacgacgacgaggaggatGGCGACACGTATGGCGACGGCGGCGGGCACAGTATGATGACGCAGCACGAGCACGAGAATCAACATCAGATGCTGCCACAGCTGTCGCCAGCTccacagcagccacagcagccgcaggcacagcagccgcagcagcagcaagcgcTGGAACAAGCTCCGTCAAAGCCTCTGGCACCGCTTGCACTGTTTTTCCGCGACACTGTGACGGCCATCAAACAGCAGAATCCGGCATGCTCCCTCGAACAAATATCCGTCATCGTCCACACCATGTGGGAATCTCTGGACGAGACGCAGAAGAACGTGTATACCCAGCGGCACGAGCAGGAGAAGCGCGACTTTTTGCGCAACATGCGCGACTATCGCCAGCAGTTGTCGGAAACAGAAATCACTCCGGAGGTTGGCAGCAGCATCCCAGATGCTGTCGCTTCTGTGCCGGCGATTCAAACGACGGATCTGATCTCGCCAAAAACTCAAATGAGCGACGAACAAACGACACCGTTGGCCACAGCCACCGTAGAACCTCCCAAACAAATTCAGTTGCTCACCGAGGCGGCCCAGGCGCCAAAGTGCACGCGGGATCAGTGCAACAAGCCGGCGATCATCAATCCGGACTGGGAGGATGAGTACTACAGCAACGAGTTCGTGGTCATCCACTGCCGGAACGTTTTCAACAATTGGGCGCTCTCATTGAAGAGCTCTCCGACCTAG
- the LOC108151765 gene encoding uncharacterized protein LOC108151765 isoform X3, translated as MAGGRILHSCVPPHQSWQKYFREMVKGNSEDQVQGNTEDPAQVNSEDPVPLEPDTTPSPGAIKDLRKEKTGRENNPVGSLMTEEDSVGSSMPMDYVDLFLKLEKTKAPRSIELPRPQAKLDGDGPTTTDTPTSLIDAIDPQSDILIGTTVLSPFLESSSNKDNDTTTPKSPTRELLGKISKNVKAKADRARKIMQRSQRLPKTLPNKNPKLLKTQKLEDAPKNTKRRLNIFKMQVSDDKKEAETEKTLSESSENKPIYLYKVGSSGSVDYFRPITDRRSLQQTTQDCAKEKSPLPGGKQKAKKYGTRLNRKAPPNPRNVEASMRIQKAVYKAADKPGSESSEKKSRGQKRADKPGPSVKYRQLAKRSNLGHKNRSESEMGPDSGLSEKRRDPEDKSPEDSPRREKTNEPILRPLSTRPSPDRSTFNPNKF; from the exons ATGGCTGGAGGACGAATCCTCCATTCATGTG TTCCCCCCCATCAGTCGTGGCAGAAATACTTTCGTGAAATGGTCAAGGGCAACTCTGAGGATCAGGTCCAGGGCAACACTGAAGACCCGGCCCAGGTGAACTCTGAGGACCCGGTCCCACTGGAACCTGACACTACTCCAAGCCCGGGGGCAATCAAGGATCTGAGAAAGGAAAAAACTGGTCGAGAAA ACAATCCTGTAGGTTCACTCATGACTGAAGAGGATTCAGTCGGCTCATCTATGCCAATGGACTAtgtagatctcttccttaagCTGGAAAAGACCAAGGCCCCGCGCTCCATTGAACTACCAAGGCCTCAGGCGAAGTTGGATGGAGATGGGCCCACGACCACGGACACACCCACGTCTTTAATTGATGCAATCGACCCTCAGAGTGATATTTTAATAGGCACAACCGTTCTGAGTCCTTTCTTGGAGTCCAGCTCCAATAAGGACAATGATACCACAACACCAAAGTCCCCCACGAGAGAGCTTCTGGGCAAAATATCGAAAAATGTCAAGGCAAAGGCCGACAGGGCCAGGAAAATAATGCAAAGGTCGCAGAGGCTGCCCAAGACGCTGCCCAATAAGAATCCGAAATTGTTAAAGACACAGAAACTGGAAGATGCACCGAAAAACACGAAGAGAAGGCTTAACATATTTAAGATGCAAGTTTCCGACGACAAAAAGGAGGCCGAAACGGAAAAGACTCTTTCAGAGTCTTCCGAAAATAAACCGATTTATCTGTACAAAGTGGGCTCCAGTGGCTCAGTGGACTATTTCAGGCCCATAACAGACCGCAGGTCATTGCAACAAACAACCCAAGACTGTGCCAAGGAGAAAAGTCCCCTGCCCGGCGGGaaacaaaaggcaaaaaaATACGGCACTCGATTGAACAGAAAGGCTCCCCCCAATCCCAGGAATGTAGAGGCTTCAATGAGAATACAGAAAGCCGTGTATAAAGCGGCAGATAAGCCGGGATCGGAATCCTCAGAGAAGAAGTCACGTGGCCAGAAACGCGCAGACAAGCCTGGGCCCAGCGTTAAGTACCGACAATTGGCAAAAAGATCAAACCTTGGCCACAAAAATAGGTCCGAATCGGAAATGGGACCGGACTCTGGTTTATCCGAAAAGAGACGAGACCCTGAAGACAAGTCGCCGGAGGACAGTCCGAGACGAGAAAAGACCAATGAACCGATCCTGCGTCCTTTGTCGACCAGGCCGAGCCCTGACCGTAGTACTTTTAATCCGAATAAGTTCTGA
- the LOC108151760 gene encoding uncharacterized protein LOC108151760: MSSISSLGAEKPPSAMPPIEAAAAATNNSPRLVDGIINQKPESSMLPMGPPPEVPSAGLQFPLCRWVTRSRFPPNQSEQRRQCQKNTPPKGIYKQYVHPADAQKFPMQRNVYQVKRRRFPLRLSRGTAPPSLPVSEEFKRFPIGSQVPAASITLTFPELGQIPKRNVSSAIRQAAMTTTTTMTRRGQVRVPPAAKAPQEFPIIKKRFVSFPNHHRTMVNGDGDGNGNGNGNGGGHGDPSGGIKMLSWPTDVVPTPPPTTTMTQMSRDTIPKIDTDPQWTGGEGGAAAAAAAAAVSVNATNDDDDDVHKVFDNELEPHGRRPGETAAALNLNVPDAEGVGEQKEIEHQQAENFNDAFGQRHDHDHNDSENDGDDDGDGDGDYAMDVDVPKNKHEICEQSKLEKVFGEAEAEMEHGRAEDHNELNMTKEGSNNLAHQEQQPPQQRQRQQSICLAGEQTIDGNGHGATAASTSASSHSNHQRQQQQQRLRRQLPVDLSDARETSPKQVDDPNQIRIPTHICLIDGGGSHVQSEHGSLGSPSAGPETVTRPNIELLKSSVRAFLAEGAVATRTAAPPQLDFELIDLLTDAIEFLCEPTTTGNLWSAAEPQAEAEAETETETEAEPEAGVGVEQSADMTVSKVSEDRDSETIVVADVYLDQVDQPTEVDDNNNNNNNNNSSSNNSSGSPVNASSEMKYELKTASTATLPSRRLPTTVTPLSSTPIPGVPTLAAPPTSRFHQPTSRIRNVDAVPAPITPLLLGEQLKRSSASRDDISIDPESVLPERTRLRRQRRMRSQDSVEEKPEDVIERLNKLKARISGALSEVKGVLKQYSTESEAEAAGEKWLGPPPSPKPAAESESGAAGAGAAAGTPPVTFRFVSKVRRRSYFDEAEEEKEKEQEQEQEKEATKEDVRENHVPKPARDLKDQKDEPKTAESQENSTEIKPKINESTEPKEPATKPQEAEGLKASAASSEPPPVNGEPSKAKVPEKSKAQAKMDFLAKVQSELRAKSAKEPKESPRASATPEETPTPAEPAQKPTEETTPTATALPNESATQPAAKLDAPATVKTVKTVKKKVVVKAKVNPRRASIAAVEPSKIKIEPAVEQIDALIAQRRPSDSEAIVKRKKKQKLMSSIAAAAAAPLTSGNQKEAETATATGTTDSIAEETAVKPEPLAKAKSEQLATAEVNAVAAKSETKSAAKSRQGDEAATRPATSATATEAESASESEATKAQPKRLQIDEAAAPAIANQAPASGRGRRASLKLAELVGETVLVVPASSASAATSTVTVTSTATSPPTTSPDPAETVPAIISSLSESKEPINQSAVVPEIAIPFETQVEATPQQVAVAADIEGAASAASAASAASVVDQSAPQIAATLSEVPHEESSLQQQQQPEPQLQPQKSQSGEATKDNAQAHTGNSLATMPELKVLAGPVQPVKIETVEQPHDGDKDKSDHLSVIKKKSAPHLKKLVRKNSIDKAREKDKEEPQDTSKLSNILRDKNKISELSSRINKLTPPKKQVKQGQLEPAPVALPEQENVKAEGEAPSGEINQIEPEPEPEPEPEPELEAEPPTPPPKKPRKIKKKVIIKRQKRRLSISDTFFIQPEPEEPKEPEIETIEKAIAYVTDDEDDKQQPEQEQEPVPAKPLKSCLHVREYKIGDLVLYAERFRKTQVRWKRGRVLDRITGISYKLEIEGKEVAAHVSYIKKYTGRKVRFGNKEYLEIDYEQVAEEERRAASYSIWNMV, encoded by the coding sequence ATGTCATCGATCAGCAGCCTTGGGGCCGAGAAACCGCCATCCGCCATGCCACCAatagaggcagcggcagctgctACTAATAATTCTCCGAGGCTCGTTGATGGCATCATAAATCAAAAGCCTGAGTCATCCATGCTGCCAATGGGGCCGCCGCCGGAAGTGCCAAGCGCTGGCCTGCAGTTTCCGCTGTGCCGATGGGTCACGCGTTCGCGATTCCCACCGAATCAGTCAGAGCAGCGCCGTCAGTGTCAGAAGAACACGCCACCAAAAGGAATATACAAACAATATGTGCACCCAGCAGACGCTCAAAAGTTTCCCATGCAAAGAAATGTTTACCAGGTGAAACGGCGGCGCTTTCCCTTGCGTCTCTCTCGGGGAACGGCTCCTCCCAGCCTTCCCGTTTCGGAAGAATTCAAGAGATTTCCCATCGGATCTCAGGTGCCTGCCGCCTCAATCACTCTCACCTTTCCCGAACTGGGCCAAATACCGAAGAGGAATGTCAGTTCTGCAATTCGGCAAGCAGCCATGACCACAACCACAACGATGACTCGACGGGGGCAGGTGCGGGTGCCACCCGCGGCGAAGGCGCCCCAAGAATTTCCCATAATTAAAAAACGATTTGTTAGCTTTCCCAATCATCATCGAACGATGGTcaatggcgacggcgacggcaacggcaacggcaacggcaacggcggGGGGCATGGAGATCCAAGCGGTGGGATAAAGATGCTGTCGTGGCCAACGGATGTGGTGCCCACaccaccaccaacaacaacaatgacGCAGATGAGCCGCGACACAATCCCCAAAATAGACACGGATCCGCAATGGACAGGCGGAGAaggtggtgctgctgccgccgccgctgccgctgctgtctCCGTGAACGCCacaaatgatgatgatgatgatgtacATAAGGTGTTTGATAATGAACTCGAACCTCATGGGCGTCGGCCGGgggagacagcagcagcattaaACTTGAACGTGCCCGATGCCGAAGGTGTTGGCGAGCAGAAGGAAATCGAGCATCAACAGGCGGAAAATTTTAATGACGCCTTCGGCCAGCGACACGACCACGACCACAACGACAGCGAGAacgacggcgacgacgacggcgacggcgacggcgactacgccatggatgtggatgtgccCAAAAATAAACACGAAATATGCGAGCAAAGCAAATTAGAGAAGGTCTTTggggaggcggaggcggagatGGAGCATGGGCGGGCCGAAGATCATAATGAGCTAAATATGACTAAAGAGGGGAGCAACAATTTAGCACATcaagagcagcagccaccacagcagaggcagaggcagcagtcAATATGTTTAGCCGGGGAGCAAACAATAGATGGGAATGGGCATGGGGCGACGGCTGCCTCCACCAGcgccagcagccacagcaaccaccagcggcagcagcagcagcagcggctgcgGCGGCAGCTGCCCGTCGATCTCTCAGACGCGCGCGAAACGTCGCCAAAGCAAGTGGACGATCCGAATCAGATCCGAATTCCGACTCATATTTGTCTAATCGACGGCGGCGGCAGTCACGTTCAATCGGAGCACGGATCATTGGGCAGTCCCAGTGCCGGGCCAGAGACAGTAACGCGTCCAAATATAGAACTACTGAAGAGTTCCGTTCGCGCTTTCCTCGCAGAGGGTGCCGTCGCCACCCGCACCGCAGCGCCACCGCAGCTCGACTTTGAGCTGATTGATCTGCTGACCGACGCAATTGAGTTCCTGTGCGAACCCACCACAACGGGCAACCTTTGGAGCGCAGCTGAGccacaggcagaggcagaggcagagacagagacagagacagaggcagagccagaagcgggagtgggagtggagCAGAGTGCGGACATGACTGTGAGCAAAGTGAGCGAGGATCGGGACAGTGAAACAATCGTCGTTGCCGACGTTTATCTCGACCAAGTCGATCAGCCCACCGAGGTGgatgacaacaacaacaacaacaacaacaacaacagcagcagcaacaacagcagcggtAGCCCTGTCAATGCCAGCAGCGAGATGAAGTACGAACTGAAGACTGCATCCACTGCAACACTGCCAAGCAGACGTCTGCCCACCACCGTCACCCCCCTGAGCAGCACTCCAATACCAGGAGTCCCGACACTGGCAGCCCCACCCACAAGTCGCTTCCACCAGCCGACCAGTCGTATACGAAATGTGGATGCAGTGCCTGCCCCCATCACACCCCTCCTGCTGGGTGAACAGCTGAAACGCAGCTCCGCCAGCCGCGACGACATCTCCATAGACCCCGAGTCAGTGCTGCCAGAGCGGACGCGTCTGCGTCGACAGCGGCGCATGCGGTCGCAGGACTCGGTCGAGGAGAAGCCCGAGGATGTCATCGAGCGGCTGAACAAGCTCAAGGCCCGCATATCGGGAGCGCTCAGTGAGGTCAAGGGTGTCCTCAAGCAGTACAGCACCGAGAGCGAGGCGGAGGCCGCCGGCGAGAAGTGGCTGGGGCCGCCACCGTCACCCAAACCAGCAGCTGAGAGCGAAAgtggagcagcaggagcaggagctgcagCAGGTACTCCTCCGGTGACATTCCGTTTTGTGAGCAAGGTGCGACGTCGCAGCTACTTTGACGAGGcagaggaggagaaggagaaggagcaggagcaggagcaggaaaAGGAAGCCACTAAAGAAGACGTCAGGGAGAATCATGTACCGAAACCTGCCAGAGATCTCAAGGACCAAAAGGATGAGCCAAAAACCGCCGAAAGCCAAGAAAACTCAACGGAGATCAAGCCAAAGATCAATGAATCAACAGAACCGAAGGAACCCGCAACCAAACCCCAAGAAGCTGAAGGCCTGAAAGCTTCAGCTGCCTCTTCGGAGCCACCGCCTGTCAATGGAGAGCCATCCAAGGCGAAAGTGCCAGAGAAGAGCAAAGCCCAGGCCAAAATGGACTTCCTGGCCAAAGTGCAAAGTGAACTGAGGGCAAAGTCCGCGAAAGAACCTAAGGAATCTCCCAGAGCGTCCGCAACCCCAGAGGAGACCCCGACACCAGCGGAACCCGCACAAAAACCGACAGAAGAAACAACGCCAACCGCAACCGCACTGCCAAATGAGTCAGCCACGCAACCAGCGGCCAAGTTGGATGCGCCAGCGACCGTCAAGACCGTCAAGACCGTCAAAAAGAAAGTCGTGGTAAAGGCAAAGGTGAATCCCCGACGCGCCTCAATTGCAGCGGTGGAGCCATCCAAGATCAAGATCGAGCCGGCAGTCGAGCAGATCGATGCACTCATCGCACAAAGGCGACCCTCCGACTCGGAGGCGATTGTCAAGCGCAAGAAGAAGCAGAAATTAATGAGCAgcattgcagcagcagcagcagcgccattAACTTCCGGCAATCAGAAGGAGGCGGAGACGGCTACAGCAACGGGCACGACGGACTCTATAGCCGAGGAGACAGCGGTCAAGCCAGAACCCCTGGCTAAAGCAAAAAGTGAACAATTGGCGACGGCAGAGGTCAATGCGGTGGCAGCTAAAAGCGAAACGAAGTCGGCTGCCAAAAGCCGCCAAGGAGATGAAGCGGCGACGAGACCAGCGACAAGTGCCACTGCAACAGAAGCAGAATCGGCATCCGAGTCAGAAGCTACAAAGGCCCAGCCAAAACGATTGCAGATCGATGAGGCTGCTGCCCCTGCGATTGCCAATCAAGCGCCAGCCAGTGGACGAGGCAGACGCGCAAGCCTGAAACTAGCGGAGTTGGTAGGCGAGACGGTGCTGGTGGTGCCGGCATCAAGTGCATccgcagccacatccacagtcacagtcacatccacagccacatccCCACCCACGACCAGCCCAGACCCAGCAGAGACAGTGCCTGCAATTATCAGCTCATTAAGCGAGTCCAAAGAACCCATTAATCAGTCGGCAGTTGTACCGGAGATTGCCATTCCTTTCGAGACGCAGGTGGAAGCAACGCCCCAACAGGTGGCCGTCGCTGCTGACATTGAAGGCGCCGCCAGTGCCGCCAGTGCCGCCAGTGCCGCCTCCGTCGTCGACCAGTCAGCGCCACAAATAGCAGCGACATTGAGCGAAGTGCCGCACGAAGAGTCATCgttacagcaacagcaacagccagagCCGCAGCTGCAGCCACAGAAGAGCCAATCCGGGGAAGCTACAAAAGACAACGCACAGGCGCATACTGGCAACAGTCTTGCCACCATGCCGGAGCTGAAAGTACTTGCGGGCCCGGTGCAGCCCGTGAAGATCGAAACCGTCGAGCAGCCGCACGATGGGGACAAGGACAAGTCGGATCACCTGTCCGTCATCAAGAAGAAGTCTGCGCCGCACCTCAAGAAGCTGGTGCGCAAGAATTCCATAGACAAAGCGAGGGAGAAGGACAAGGAGGAGCCCCAGGACACCAGCAAGCTGAGCAACATACTCCGGGACAAGAACAAGATCAGCGAGCTCTCCTCGAGAATCAACAAGCTAACGCCGCCCAAGAAGCAGGTCAAGCAGGGCCAACTGGAGCCGGCGCCTGTCGCCCTGCCGGAACAGGAAAATGTGAAGGCCGAAGGAGAAGCTCCAAGCGGGGAGATCAACCAAAtcgaacccgaacccgaacccgagCCCGAGCCGGAGCCAGAGCTTGAGGCAGAGCCGCCCACTCCCCCGCCAAAGAAGCCGCGCAAGATCAAAAAGAAGGTGATCATCAAGCGGCAGAAGCGACGCCTCTCCATCAGCGACACATTCTTCATCcagccggagccggaggagCCGAAGGAGCCCGAGATCGAGACCATCGAGAAGGCCATCGCCTATGTGACCGACGACGAGGACGACAAGCAGCAgccggagcaggagcaggagccagTGCCGGCCAAGCCCCTGAAGTCCTGCCTGCACGTGCGCGAATACAAGATCGGGGATCTGGTGCTCTACGCGGAGCGCTTTCGCAAGACGCAAGTGCGCTGGAAGCGCGGACGAGTGCTCGACAGGATTACGGGCATCTCGTACAAGCTGGAGATCGAGGGCAAGGAGGTGGCCGCCCACGTCAGCTACATCAAGAAGTACACGGGCCGCAAGGTGCGGTTCGGCAACAAGGAGTACCTGGAGATTGACTACGAGCAggtggccgaggaggagcGACGGGCGGCCAGCTACAGCATATGGAATATGGTGTAG
- the LOC108151765 gene encoding uncharacterized protein LOC108151765 isoform X1, protein MALSSFRFLANFQRFQRFSTRGGSGRRGDEDGSSKTDQRDASVTADIGATNAKYVEHLFSKWLEDESSIHVSWQKYFREMVKGNSEDQVQGNTEDPAQVNSEDPVPLEPDTTPSPGAIKDLRKEKTGRENNPVGSLMTEEDSVGSSMPMDYVDLFLKLEKTKAPRSIELPRPQAKLDGDGPTTTDTPTSLIDAIDPQSDILIGTTVLSPFLESSSNKDNDTTTPKSPTRELLGKISKNVKAKADRARKIMQRSQRLPKTLPNKNPKLLKTQKLEDAPKNTKRRLNIFKMQVSDDKKEAETEKTLSESSENKPIYLYKVGSSGSVDYFRPITDRRSLQQTTQDCAKEKSPLPGGKQKAKKYGTRLNRKAPPNPRNVEASMRIQKAVYKAADKPGSESSEKKSRGQKRADKPGPSVKYRQLAKRSNLGHKNRSESEMGPDSGLSEKRRDPEDKSPEDSPRREKTNEPILRPLSTRPSPDRSTFNPNKF, encoded by the exons ATGGCGCTCAGCAGCTTTCGGTTCTTGGCCAACTTCCAAAGATTTCAGCGGTTCAGCACGAGGGGTGGCAGCGGGCGGAGAGGCGACGAGGATGGTTCATCGAAGACCGACCAAAGAGATGCAAGTGTGACGGCTGATATCGGTGCCACCAATGCCAAATACGTGGAGCATTTGTTCTCAAAATGGCTGGAGGACGAATCCTCCATTCATGTG TCGTGGCAGAAATACTTTCGTGAAATGGTCAAGGGCAACTCTGAGGATCAGGTCCAGGGCAACACTGAAGACCCGGCCCAGGTGAACTCTGAGGACCCGGTCCCACTGGAACCTGACACTACTCCAAGCCCGGGGGCAATCAAGGATCTGAGAAAGGAAAAAACTGGTCGAGAAA ACAATCCTGTAGGTTCACTCATGACTGAAGAGGATTCAGTCGGCTCATCTATGCCAATGGACTAtgtagatctcttccttaagCTGGAAAAGACCAAGGCCCCGCGCTCCATTGAACTACCAAGGCCTCAGGCGAAGTTGGATGGAGATGGGCCCACGACCACGGACACACCCACGTCTTTAATTGATGCAATCGACCCTCAGAGTGATATTTTAATAGGCACAACCGTTCTGAGTCCTTTCTTGGAGTCCAGCTCCAATAAGGACAATGATACCACAACACCAAAGTCCCCCACGAGAGAGCTTCTGGGCAAAATATCGAAAAATGTCAAGGCAAAGGCCGACAGGGCCAGGAAAATAATGCAAAGGTCGCAGAGGCTGCCCAAGACGCTGCCCAATAAGAATCCGAAATTGTTAAAGACACAGAAACTGGAAGATGCACCGAAAAACACGAAGAGAAGGCTTAACATATTTAAGATGCAAGTTTCCGACGACAAAAAGGAGGCCGAAACGGAAAAGACTCTTTCAGAGTCTTCCGAAAATAAACCGATTTATCTGTACAAAGTGGGCTCCAGTGGCTCAGTGGACTATTTCAGGCCCATAACAGACCGCAGGTCATTGCAACAAACAACCCAAGACTGTGCCAAGGAGAAAAGTCCCCTGCCCGGCGGGaaacaaaaggcaaaaaaATACGGCACTCGATTGAACAGAAAGGCTCCCCCCAATCCCAGGAATGTAGAGGCTTCAATGAGAATACAGAAAGCCGTGTATAAAGCGGCAGATAAGCCGGGATCGGAATCCTCAGAGAAGAAGTCACGTGGCCAGAAACGCGCAGACAAGCCTGGGCCCAGCGTTAAGTACCGACAATTGGCAAAAAGATCAAACCTTGGCCACAAAAATAGGTCCGAATCGGAAATGGGACCGGACTCTGGTTTATCCGAAAAGAGACGAGACCCTGAAGACAAGTCGCCGGAGGACAGTCCGAGACGAGAAAAGACCAATGAACCGATCCTGCGTCCTTTGTCGACCAGGCCGAGCCCTGACCGTAGTACTTTTAATCCGAATAAGTTCTGA